One genomic window of Marinobacter adhaerens HP15 includes the following:
- the serC gene encoding 3-phosphoserine/phosphohydroxythreonine transaminase yields the protein MSRAYNFCAGPATLPESVLRQARDEMLDWRGTGMSVMEMSHRSDEFVQIAETAEKDLRELAGVSDDYAVLFMQGGASSQFSTIPLNLLGEKGSADYVNTGIWSKKAIAEASRYGKVNVVASSEDSGFTTIPDQSSWQTSADAAYMHYTPNETIGGLEFDFIPESPTAPLVADMSSSMLSRPVDVSRFGVIYAGAQKNIGPSGLVVVIIRKDLLGKARKETPTMMNYQVIADNGSMYNTPATYSWYLAGLVFKWLKEQGGVKAMGEINLRKARKLYDFIDTNEFYANPIDPRFRSWMNVPFTLADDALNGEFLKGANARGLLNLAGHRSVGGMRASIYNAMPEAGVDALIDYMTEFAKERG from the coding sequence ATGAGCAGGGCGTATAACTTTTGTGCAGGTCCGGCCACCTTGCCGGAGAGCGTGCTTCGTCAGGCGCGGGATGAAATGCTCGACTGGCGCGGTACCGGCATGTCGGTGATGGAAATGAGCCATCGCAGCGACGAGTTTGTCCAGATTGCCGAGACTGCAGAAAAAGATCTGCGTGAACTGGCCGGCGTGTCGGATGACTACGCCGTTCTGTTTATGCAGGGTGGGGCGTCCAGCCAGTTTTCCACCATTCCTCTGAATTTGCTGGGCGAAAAAGGCTCTGCTGACTACGTGAACACCGGCATCTGGTCCAAAAAGGCCATTGCCGAGGCCAGTCGCTATGGCAAGGTGAACGTGGTGGCGAGTTCGGAAGACAGTGGCTTTACCACGATTCCGGATCAATCTTCCTGGCAGACCAGTGCCGATGCGGCGTACATGCACTACACGCCCAACGAAACCATCGGTGGTCTGGAGTTCGATTTTATCCCGGAGAGCCCGACAGCACCGCTGGTCGCCGATATGTCTTCATCAATGCTTTCGAGGCCGGTGGACGTTTCCAGGTTCGGTGTGATCTACGCCGGTGCCCAGAAGAACATTGGTCCCTCAGGATTGGTAGTGGTCATAATTCGCAAGGATCTCCTGGGCAAGGCCCGGAAGGAGACCCCGACCATGATGAACTATCAGGTGATCGCGGATAACGGTTCGATGTACAACACCCCAGCCACCTATTCCTGGTACCTGGCCGGTTTGGTGTTCAAGTGGCTGAAAGAGCAGGGCGGTGTGAAGGCCATGGGTGAGATCAACCTGCGCAAGGCCCGCAAGCTCTACGATTTCATCGATACGAACGAGTTCTACGCCAACCCGATCGACCCGCGGTTCCGCTCCTGGATGAACGTGCCATTCACGCTGGCGGATGATGCCCTGAACGGTGAATTCCTGAAGGGTGCCAATGCCCGTGGTCTGCTGAACCTGGCCGGCCACCGTTCGGTTGGCGGAATGCGTGCGAGCATCTACAACGCAATGCCAGAAGCCGGTGTCGATGCGCTGATTGACTACATGACCGAATTTGCGAAGGAGCGTGGCTGA
- the pheA gene encoding prephenate dehydratase, whose product MSDEQVRLGELRDEIDQLDQKIMELISARAACAQEVAHVKMTANPGQDVFFYRPEREAQVLRRIKEQNPGPLSGEEMARLFREIMSACLALEKPMHIAFLGPIGTFTQAAALKHFGHSVVSVPLPAIDAVFREVESGAAHYGVVPVENSTEGMINHTLDMFMSSPLKICGEVQLRIHHHLLVSPKHGDQEITRIYSHQQSFAQCRQWLDTHRYGIERVTVSSNAEAARRAAEEPGTAAIAGDMAAELYGLQKLANSIEDRPDNTTRFLIIGREEVPASGHDKSSILVSMRNKPGALYQLLEPFHRHGLSLTRIETRPSPSGTWAYVFYIDFEGHMEDEQVRKVLAEVDEEAVELKRLGSYPIGVL is encoded by the coding sequence ATGAGTGATGAGCAGGTTCGGCTCGGAGAGCTGCGGGACGAGATCGATCAACTTGATCAGAAGATCATGGAGCTGATCAGTGCCAGGGCCGCCTGTGCCCAGGAAGTGGCGCACGTTAAAATGACCGCCAATCCGGGGCAGGACGTCTTTTTCTATCGCCCCGAGCGGGAGGCCCAGGTGCTTCGCCGCATCAAGGAACAGAATCCGGGGCCGCTGTCGGGTGAGGAAATGGCCCGTCTGTTCCGGGAAATCATGTCCGCCTGCCTGGCGCTGGAAAAGCCCATGCACATTGCCTTCCTGGGTCCGATTGGCACCTTCACACAGGCGGCAGCGCTCAAGCATTTTGGTCACTCGGTGGTCAGCGTGCCTTTGCCGGCCATTGATGCGGTATTCCGGGAGGTCGAATCCGGCGCTGCCCATTACGGCGTGGTGCCGGTCGAAAACTCGACCGAGGGTATGATCAACCACACCCTGGATATGTTCATGTCCTCGCCGCTGAAGATCTGCGGCGAGGTTCAGCTTCGGATTCACCATCATCTGCTTGTGTCTCCGAAGCATGGCGACCAGGAAATCACCCGGATTTATTCCCATCAGCAATCGTTTGCCCAATGCCGGCAATGGCTGGACACCCACCGCTACGGCATCGAGCGGGTTACCGTCTCCAGCAATGCGGAAGCGGCCCGGCGCGCAGCCGAGGAGCCCGGCACGGCGGCCATTGCCGGTGATATGGCGGCCGAGCTCTATGGCCTGCAGAAGCTGGCGAACAGTATCGAGGATCGCCCGGACAATACTACCCGCTTCCTGATCATTGGCCGGGAGGAAGTGCCGGCCAGTGGCCACGACAAGTCGTCTATCCTGGTGTCCATGCGCAACAAACCGGGGGCTCTGTATCAGCTCCTCGAGCCGTTCCATCGTCACGGGCTCAGCCTGACCAGAATCGAAACGCGGCCCTCGCCAAGTGGCACCTGGGCCTATGTGTTCTACATCGATTTTGAGGGACACATGGAAGACGAACAGGTCCGGAAGGTGCTGGCAGAAGTGGATGAAGAGGCCGTTGAGCTCAAACGCCTGGGTTCCTACCCGATTGGCGTTCTGTAA